The DNA sequence CTTCAATGCGTGGAAACGTTCGCTGTCGGTGATGGGATAATATTTGTTTAAGTTGTTTACTTCCAAAAATGCCATTTAACTGTTCCTCCTCTTAAATAAATAAGTGAGTAATCACTCACTTTTATCTTGTGGGTACAGTATAGTCCTTAACAGGGCAGGCTGTCAAGGACTGATTACGGCTGGAGGCCTTTTTCGAGAAATAGAATCAGGTGATCGGTTTCGACGCTCTGATCGGCGTTGCTGGAGAGACCCATCGATTTCGCGACGACAAAGCCGGCAACTGTGCTGATGATCAGGCGGATGATTTCTTCATTCGGCCAGTCGACGATCTCTTGCTTTTGTTTGAACAGATCCAGAAGTTGGTTGATTTCTTGGAACAGAGCTCCCGGAATCAGCGTCAGCAGGTTGTCGCGCATGGTTTCCTGGTACAGATATTCCGTCAGAAAAATTTTCCAGATCTTCATGTTGTTGCCGGCAAAATCGATCCTGTCAGGCAGGACACGGTGGAGAAAATGATGGAAGGACAAGTCAGCCATATTCTCTTTGTTTTTCTGCAGTTCTGCAGGAATCAGCACTTCGAGCGACTTGCCGAGGATAGGCAAAATGCTGGCATACAGTAAATTCTCCTTCGAACCGAAATGCTTGAAGATGGTGCCTTCCGCCACATTCGCCAAGCGGGCGATGTCCTTTGTCGATGTGTTCGAATAGCCTTTTTCTGCGAACAACTCCAGACTGGCGCTCAAAATAGCCTGCATCTTCGGCGTCAGTTTTTCGTTGTTCTGGATTTTGTGTTTAAAGATTTCAAAAACCGAATCCACTCTATCCGCTCCTTTACAGTTGGTTTTGGTTCCATCTTACGGTGTTAACCGGAAACAAGCAAGCAGTTTCCGAAGATTGATGGCGGATGTGCGGTCCGCATGTTTGCCGGAGTTTCCCCGCCAAAGACTGTTCGGCGGGGAAAAACACTTGCTGACAACACGAGTTTCCCCGCCAAAACCAGCTCGGCGGGGAAAAACGAACTGGAGCAGCCCGAAATAAACCGCCAAAGTCTGTTTGGCGGGGAAACCCCGCCCATTCAGACCGTCAGAGCAGCACCGTCATCAGAATGATGAACGTCACGATGGAGAGGATGACGTTAAGCGACAGAAAATTCATGATGAAGCTCTTGTCGGGGCAATCGCCTTCGATGAATACAGGAATAATGAAGGAGGGCGGACAGATGAACATGGTGTAGACGGCCATCTGGAACAGCCGGTCCAAGCCGAGCAGCCTGTCGATGACGAAAGTGTTCAGCAGATAGGCCAACAGAAGCATCATGCCGATCCTCAGCAATACCGCCGGGAGCGGCACCAAAAGCTGTTTCAAATCGAAGTGGAGTTCATAGCCGATCACCAAAAGGATCAGCGGTAAAGTGATTTCTGCCAACATTCCCGCGGCTGTCAGCAAGGCTGCTGTCGCCGGGTTCGTGTGGAAAAACGTCCGCCCGCCAAGCATGGAGACCAAGATTCCCAAAAACATGCTTATCAGGAAGGGTGATTTGACTATATGTTTGACCTGGTCCTTCAGGCTCATCCTTTTTCTGCCGGTTTGGTTGCAGCCGACTTTATCCAAAAACGTCGCGAGCACGATGAAGATGAATATCAGATTGCCGATATCCAGGATGGCCAATCTGTACAAGTGCTCAGCGCCGAAAGTGGAGATGAAGAGCGGATAGCCGATGATACCGGTGACGAAGCTGGAATAGACTGCTGGGAAGAACGCATTGGACGACCGCAACATTTTTTTGAACAAAAATCCCATCGAGAAAGCCAACAGGCAAGTGATGAAAACCGCAACGGAGCCCCATAGGTAGTCCGCTTGCAGATCGGCATCCAACAAAATCAGAAACAAAAGACTGGGCAAGGCCAGATTCAAAATCAGCTTCTTCATGCCTTTGACGGCATCGGCGCTTATGAAGGCGGTCTTCTCCAAAACAACGCCTGTCGTTATCAGCGCGATGACCGGAAATGCCTTCAAGGCGATGGTTATGATGTCATTCATGAAACACTACCTCCTTCATCAACCAATAGTGCCTTCAAATCAGCCCGACAGCGAGCAAAATACCAACCAAGGCAAGCATAACGCCCACGA is a window from the uncultured Trichococcus sp. genome containing:
- a CDS encoding helix-turn-helix domain-containing protein, whose translation is MDSVFEIFKHKIQNNEKLTPKMQAILSASLELFAEKGYSNTSTKDIARLANVAEGTIFKHFGSKENLLYASILPILGKSLEVLIPAELQKNKENMADLSFHHFLHRVLPDRIDFAGNNMKIWKIFLTEYLYQETMRDNLLTLIPGALFQEINQLLDLFKQKQEIVDWPNEEIIRLIISTVAGFVVAKSMGLSSNADQSVETDHLILFLEKGLQP